The Pirellulaceae bacterium region CATCGGCCTTTGCTGGAACAGGACTGTCCATACAGTTTGGCAACAATGCGGATGCGAGTAGTTTGGAGACTGTGTTGCGCAGCATCGGTTTTGTGCACGTGACAGATAATCCTTCCAGTGCTACCCGAACGGTCGAGTTTGTCTTGGCCGGTACGTTCCGTCAGTCGGTTAATATAACCGTGCAGCCCGTGAACGATCCTCCAGTCATTAGCTCAGCCAATTTGCCTGAAATACTGGAAGACGCTGTCCAGAATTTGGGTGCGACAGTCGCGGCTTTGTGGAGCGGTAGCTTTGTTGATCCTGACAGCGCGACTCTGGCAGGCGTCGTTGTTGTGGCCAATCCGCAGCTTAGTGAGCAGGGACATTGGCAGTACACAACTGGCGGTCCTTGGCAAGACATCGGTCAGGTAGGTGATGCTAGCGGTGGGCTGGCTTTGTCACGGCTTACCCGACTGCGCTTTACGCCGGCTGTGGATTACTACGGTACGCCCGATCCACTGTTTGTGCGCGCGCTGGATGACAGCTATCTGGATGGTTTTAGCGATACGCAATCCGGCATCCGTCGCATGATCAATCCCAGTGAACAATTTGCAATTGCTGTCCAGTCGGTCACGCTGGGCGTGGTTGTGATCCCCGTGAACGATCCGCCTGTGGCGCTGTCCAGCTCCGAGCAGGTCGCGATTGTTCAGGATCAGCGGCTCGAGTATCAGTTTTCAGCAGACTTGTTTTTCGACGTTGACTCACCACTGACTTGGTCGATGCAGGCGGTGGGAGGTGGTCCGCTACCGCGCTGGCTGTCGTTCTCGCCTGCCAGCCGATTGCTGACGGGCACGCCGCGCAATCGTGATGTAGGTGTGCATAATCTGTGGTTGATCGTAAACGACCAGCAATACTCCGCATCGTTGCCTGTGACGTTAACGGTCCAGAATGTAAACGACCCGCCGGAGCAACTGCGGCTGGTGCGCCAGGGCCTGCCTGAAAATCACAGCAATTTTATTGTGGGGACGCTGTTCGCAGTGGACCCCGACGGCGATCCGATCACGTGGTCCTCGTCCGACCCGCGCTTTCAGATTGTGGGCAATCAGGTGCGCCTGACCACCGCGCTAGATCATGAAGTCGAGCCTCAAGTGTGGGTCACCTTCCAGGCTACTGACAACCAGGACCCACCATTGTCAGCCTCTCTGGCGATCACTTTTGAAGTCGAGGATGTCAACGAGCATTACCCACAGCTGACTGGCCAAGCGTTTAGTATTCCAAGTGGGACGGCCGCCGGCAGCCTGATCGCCAGACTGCTGGCACCCGACGATGATATCCGGCAAGTCGTCCAATTCCGTATAGTAGATGGGGATGCGGTCGCATTTTCGCTGGACGGGGATACCGGCGAACTGCGACTGCTGGAATGGGTCAACTGGCAAGTCAAGCCCCAGTTTCGGTTGTTTGTGGAAGCATACGACAGCGGCACACCACAAAAAGCGACTACGGCTCAGTTCGTGGTCAACGTTTTACCGCCCAACGACTACCCGCCCGAGATTGAACCCTCCCAGGTGCTGAGATTTCAAGAGAATCCGCCGCCTGGTCAGTACTTGGGAACCGTGCGTGCCAGCGATCGTGATGGGACCCCGCTGCGGTTCGAGTTGTTGGAAGTCTTGGGAGGCGAAGCGAATTGGGTGCGCTTAGATTCCGCCACGGGAGCCGTGACCGCAACGGATGCTAGTCGCTTTAATTTTGAGAACCCTATCCGCCAAGCTCTGAAGGTGCGGGTGCTGGAGACCGTAGAGGTAAACGGAGCGACTCGGCACATAGAAGCGGAAATCCCCATCGAATTGAGCGATGTAAATGATCCTCCACACGGTTTGCTGCCCGTCAGCATTTTGACCGCGCGGCTGGGTGCGGTAACAACTCCCTTGATTGTGCAGGATGAGGATTCGCCAGATGGCGGTTACACGTTCAGCTCACTGGATCCTCGCTTTGAAATTCGTGACGGCAACTTGGCGCTTAAGCCCGATCAATATCTCCAGTCTGTGGCCGGTGGCAGTACGACAACGGCTCGCTTGCTGGTAACCGATCAGTCAGACGCCAGCAGTTTTGCGGAGTTGCTGGTGACCATTCAGATTGTTGATCGCCCACCCTGGCAGAATCCCGTTTTGCGAGCAGACGTCAATCGCGACGGTCGTGTGACCGCGCAGGATGCGCTGCAGGTCGTCAATCGACTGAATGCCCAGCCCTCACAGCCGCTCACGATACCGCGCAGCTTACAGCAGCAAACAATGTTTGACTACGATGTCAATGGGGACAATCGCTTGACCGCCATGGATGCATTGATTGTCGTCAATTTCTTGAACGATCCCGCACAGCGCCAGTCGGCCTCATTTCCTGCCGAGGGTGAAGCTGCATCAATTCAAGGGGCTGCGGCCGATCCTCGACTGTGGTGGATGGCATTTCAACAAATTGAGCGTGAAGCGCACAATCGCCGCAGGCGCTAGCGGCCCGATCTGGCCGATGTTGGACTGCACGAATCGGGCCGGATCCGGTATATTTGGCACAAGTTGGCTTGCCAGTGTGGTCGAGGTCATAGGATTTCGATTGTACCAGGATGATTGTTGGCAAGCGACGAGTCCTTTGTGCAGCATGACAATGCGATGAGTGTGCCTCAGTCCACCGATTTCTTGGGTAAGCATGAATTTCTAATCCGACGCCTGCATTCCCTAACAGGCTTGATCCCGGTGGGGGCCTACATGGTAGTCCATCTGCTGGTCAACGCCTCGCTGGTGATCGGACCTGGCAGGTTCCAGTTCTTCGTCAATCAAATTCACTCGCTGGGCAGACTGCTGCCGCTGATCGAGTGGGTGTTCATCTTTTTGCCTATTTTGTTTCATGGCTTGTTTGGATTGTGGATCATTCGTACCGGTCGGTCTAACACGGCCAGTTATCCCTATCTGTCGAATTGGCGCTATTCGCTTCAGCGGGCAAGCGGGATGATCGCTATTGTGTTTATCTTCGGGCACGTCTTTCACTTGCACGGCTGGATTCATGCTGATTGGTGGCGTCACGGCATCGCGGAGCCGTTGGGGATGGCGAATTTTCGCCCGTACAATGCGGCCAGTACGCTAGCGATGGCGCTCAGTGGCATGGTGTGGCCGGTCTTCTATGTGGTGGGAATAGTGGCCTGCGTGTACCACTTGGCCAACGGGCTTTGGACGATGGGAATTACCTGGGGGATCTGGGTCTCCCCTCAGGCTCAGCGCTGGGCTTCCAGAGCATGCAGCCTCATGGGCGTAGGCTTGTTGACGGTTGGCTTGGCGGCATTGGTCAGTGCCCGTCGCGTCGATGTCGACGCAGCTCGGACCATTGAAAATCAAATGTATGACGCGGGCGTGAGGTCTGGGCAAACCACACCCGCTCCAGAAAAACGATCCAAGCCCCAGTGACACTGTGCGATATCTAATTGGAACTGGGGTTTGTAGAGTGCGACACCCAAACAGCGCCAGCATGGTGTTTCGCAAGATAGACGAAAGGCAGCGTTAAGACTTTGGTTAGTTCAGCTTGTAACGGCACACCAGTGATACGTTCAGTTTTAGTTTGATAGATAGCAACCTGTGTTTCGCCTGCTGCGGATAGCCGTGGTGATTAGAGCGTTCGGTAAAGTGGAGAGAAAATGGCAGCGAGTAGAGTTGTAGTTGTGGGAGGTGGCTTGGCCGGATTAGCCGCCTCCATGAAATTGGCTGAACTGGGTATTGCTGTAGACTTAATCAGTTTGACACCAGTTAAACGCTCTCACAGCGTCTGTGCTCAAGGAGGAATCAATAGTTGCAACGATCAGACGCGTCAACTGGGCGACTCGGAGTGGAAGCATTTTGACGATACCATTTATGGCGGCGACTTTCTACAGCATCAGCCGCCAGTCAAGGAGATGTCTTATTGGGCACCAAAAGTTATCGACTTAATGGATCGCCTGGGAGTGCCTTTTAATCGCACTCAAGAGGGGTTTATCGATCGTCGTCGGTTCGGTGGAACTCTCTACAAGCGCACCGCCTTCGCAGGCGCAACGACCGGCCAGCAGTTGCTGTATGCGCTAGATGAGCAAGTGCGACGATGGGAAGTTGACGCCATGGTGCGCAAGTTCGAGTTCTGGGACTTCCTGGGGCCGGTGCTTGATGATGAGGGTCGTTGTGTCGGTGCTGTAGCACAGGACATGGTCTCCATGGAGATTCGAGCATTTCCCGCAGAAGCTACCATTGTGGCCTCGGGAGGATGTGGCTTGATCTATGGCCGCTCGACGATGTCTGTGTTTTGCAATGGCAGTGCCGCAAGTCGTTGTCTCCAAGTCGGTGCCAAGTACGGCAACGCCGAGTTCATTCAAGTGCATCCCACCGCCATACCGGGGGCTGACAAATTGCGGCTCATGAGCGAATCAGCTCGCGGTGAAGGTGGGCGTGTGTGGGTGCCGCGACAGCCTCAGGATAGCCGACCGCCCAAGTCGATCCCTGAGTCCGAACGCTACTATTTCTTGGAGGATCGCTACCCCAAGTATGGCAATTTGGTTCCGCGCGATATTGCCACACGCGAGATTTTTGATATCTGCGTCAACGAGGGGCTGAGCGTTGAGAGCCAGCGAATGTGTGTCTACTTGGATTTAACGCACATCGCACGGCCAGAGTTGGATCGCAAACTCGGCGGAATCTTGGATATCTACGAAAAGTTCCAGGGGGTGGATCCGCGCCAAGTGCCGATGAAAATCTTCCCGGCAGTGCACTATTCGATGGGTGGCCTGTGGGTGGATTATGCAAAGAGTAGCGACGGTGGGCTGCAAGCCGGTCACCCTCGGAATCAAGCCACCAACATTCCGGGACTGTACGCGATAGGCGAATGCGACTACCAATATCATGGGGCCAATCGCCTGGGAGCCAATTCGCTATTGAGCTGTATCTTCAGCGGGCTATTCGTCGGCCCGTGCATTGAGACCTACATTAACGGTCAGGCTAAAGCGGCGGTCGATTTGCGATCAAGTGTATATGAGCGAGCCGTGGCTCAGGAGCAACGTCGACACCAGCAATTGTTGGCTAACACGGGCGGTGAGAATCCGTATCTAATTCACCAAGAGTTGGGCGATGTCATGACTCGTGCAGCCACCGTCGTGCGCCGCAACGATCAATTGCGAGAAGCCATCGACAAGGTCGCCGAGCTTCACCAGCGGGCTACGAACTGTTCGCTGTCAGACACTGGCAGCTGGACGAACCAGAATGCGATTTTCACCAAGGCCTTGCGAGATATGTTTCCTATAGCCAAGGCGATTTTGCAGGGAGCGTTGTTGCGCGACGAATGTCGTGGAGCGCATTTCAAGCCCGAGTTTGCTATGCCTAGCTTGGCGGAACGAGAGCCGGAGCGGCGCCGGGTCGAGGCGCAGGCTTGGTGCGATCGGTTCGCGGAAAATAGCCGCAGATTCCTCAGGTCGTCAATTGCGACTTGCCGAGGAATGGATGTGCACATCGAATATGAAGATATAGATACGTCACTCATCCCGCCGCGTCCCAGATTGTATGGATTGGTTGGGGCGGAGGAGATCGACCAAGCGTGGAAAGAGCGCAGCGCCTCGCTGGCTCAGCGCCGCGAAGTATCCGCCAGTCAGTAACAGAGTTGTATTAAGTTTGGTTTCCTTTAGAGTTCAAGATGGTAATCGGCAGTCATGCACGCTCGTCAGTCAGCCCGTAAAATTCAGGTCAAAATTCTTCGCCAACAGAGCCCTAACCAGCCCGCCTACTGGGAGCGGCATCGAGTAGAGTACGAAGAGAATATGAACGTCATTAGCTTGCTGCAAAAGATTGCTGCTCAAGCTACGACCGCTGACGGCCAAAGCGTTTGCCCAGTTGCTTGGGAATGCGGATGTCTCGAGGAAGTGTGCGGTTCCTGCACCATGGTCATCAATGGTCGCGTTCGCCAGAGCTGTTCGGCACTGGTTGATCGGTTGTTGGATGAAAATGGCACTGAGATCGAACTGCGTCCGATGACCAAGTTTCCGGTACTGAGAGACTTAGTGGTCGACCGCAGCCGACTGTTTCGCGGACTGCAGCGCGTCAAAGCGTGGGTGCCGGTCGACAGTTACGGTGATTTGGGGGCTGGTCCTCGGCAAAGCCGTCAGCAGCAAGAGCAGGCCTACCCGCTGAGTGAATGTATGAGTTGCGGTTGTTGTTTGGACGCATGTCCGCAATATCAAAAAGCGGAACTAGTTCGCAATCCAGGGGAAACGGATCAGCAGTTTGCGCAACGCCAGAAGGCCGCTTTTGATCAGCAATTTCTAGGTGCGGCGGTGATAAGCCAGGCGATGTTATTCAACGCGCATCCAGTAGGTAATGCCTTGCAAGAAGATCGCCTGGAGACTTTGCAAGGTCCTGGCGGCGTGCATGAGTGTGGCAATTCACAGAATTGCGTCGCGGTATGCCCAAAAGCTATTCCATTGACCACATCCATTGGACGAGCCGGTCGAGCGACGACGGTCCACCTACTGAAAAAACTGTTTGGAGCCTAATTGAGGAATTTGCCGCAGTGTTAATGTTAGCTCAGGTTTAAGAGCTGGAGTGCTTCACTGCGACCTGGGGCGGGATTTCCAAATTCGCTGGCCGTCACGCGCGCCAGTGCGATCAGGTGATTCCAGCGTCGGGAAGGCCGAGTACGCGCGAATTCTTCGCGAACAGTGCGATAGAATTTCTCGGCATGCAGCGCCCCGTCTTCGCTGACAGCGAACGGCAATAAGGCACGAAAGACATCTTCGCTGGCGTCTGCTTGCAGGCTCAGTCCATAGGCGGCAGCACTTGCTCCTACCTGATCGTTAGCCCGCACCGATGCCGTTAGTCTTTCGAGCAATGACGGTTTGTCGTTTGAAGGCAACGACTCCGCAGCATCAACGAATGGTATTGGGGTTGGACCACTGGTTTTTGTCTGGCCAGCCGTATGGAAGGCTCCCACGATCAGGCTGGCATATTGATTACGCACATTGCACACGCTGGCTATGTTTCGCCAAGCATTGGCAGCGTCCATAGCATGCACGCCAACGCTGGCTCCATGAACGCTGCCGGCTGGCTTGTCTGGGGTAGAGTACTCGGGGGATCGACCTGGGTCATGCAACAGCAGTTGATTTGCCGCCAGTGACAACGCTTCGCCAACCGTCGCCGGTGAAATCCCATCCGATAAGGCAGCGGCAACGGCCGTAGCAGCTTGCGAACGATCGCCACTGAAAATGACCTGTGTTAGATCGTTCAAGCTATCATCACTCAATCGAGCGCTCCCGGGCACTCGATCCAATAGGCGATATTCATCTAACAATTTGGGCAGCAGTTCGCGGACATCCGATGGAGTTCTATTGTTCTTTCGACGGCGATCTTCCGAGTCAACGCAGTAGCGCACCGATTGGCGCAACAAGGTGTGGGCATGTTGTGGGCCGGCAATATCCAGCATGACCCAAGCACGCCAAGCCAGTACCGTCCGATGCACATCCACCTCGTCTTGAATAGCGAATTGAAGATGATTGTACGCTTCATTAGGCGGAGCACTGGCCATTACGGCAAACAGTTCTTCAGCATGATCGACATCCACATCGCGCGTGGCCGCTTGCAGCATCCGCGCATCCGCCGCCGCCCCGGAATTCTTCGATATTTCGATACGCCGCAACACCTCATTGGCATTGGCCCCGGTCTGTTGAATGCGACTGGTGTTGCGATAGAAGACCTTGAGTAGTGGCAATAATTGCTGGTCAGCCGGCAGTTCGCGCGCCATATCTAGAGCTGGACCGAGCGCCATAAATGTATGGTAGCCGTCGTAGTCCTGGCCGCCAAAAGCCCGGGCATTGGCCAGCGCAGCGGCAGAGGTCAGCGCCCGCAAGTCAACGCCAGATCGATGGCGCTCGACAACCGCTCGCTGAAGTTGGTCGGCAGGCGTATTCTGCATCATATCGACCAGCGGCTCGATATCGCCAAAGGTCAGTCGCTGCGATGTTTCTAGAGCAACGGCTTGTTCCAACCCCAATTCGATGGCCAGCGACGTGCCAAGCGTCGAAACCATCATCCCGCGACCTACATCCGCCAAAAACGCTCGCCGCTTTACGTTCATGATTGGTCCCCTATAAAGGTTGAGTGCCGGCAGCATCATACCATGCTTGTTCCCGACAATACAGCAAAAGAAATGGAAACTTGAATCGAGTAGCGCTACCGATCCGAGAGTCGCTGTTCACTTCGCGAATGCGCGACGAAATTCAAAGACCGAAGAAAGTAGATGGAACTCAACATAAGACTTTGCTCGACACTATGCAAGCGGACCGCATTGCATTACTGGTGAACTAGGTAAATAGGGGGGCATGAAGGCCGGTAGATGAGCTGGCCGATGATTTCCGCCTTGTTTCGAACCGTTTTGTCAGGCGACTCCATCGGGTCTTGCTTACTCATCGACTATGACAACGATGACTATGGCAGCGACCAGCGGCCACATTCATCGCCTCTCAGAAGCAGATCGCAAGAGATAGAAGAACACTCCGACAAATAGCAACGAAAACACGGTGGCTGCAATCATGCCGCCAATCAGTACGTTGCCAACGGCTCGCCGACTGGCTGCCCCAGCCCCAGTGGCGACGGCCAGGGGCAGGAATCCGAAGATACCGCTCACAGAGGTCATCAGAATTGCTCGAAACCGCAAGGCCGAGGCGTTGACCGCAGCTTCGCGAATGCTGTGTCCCTGCTTGCGCAATTCGCTGGCAAACTCCACTATCAGAATTGCATTCTTGCTCGCCAATCCCACCAGCAGAACTAGGCCAACCTGCGTGTAGGTATTGTTGTCAGCTCCAAACAGCAGCAACATAACCACGACACCTACGGCGGCCAGCGGTACAATGGCAATGACCACTGCCGGACTGGTCCAACTTTCGTATTGCGCGGCCAGAACTAGAAAGACGAACACGACCGCTAACGCCAAGACGACTAGTTGTCCCTGCGAGCTTAACTTCTCTTGAAAGGCCATTCCAGTCCACTGATATCCAAAACCGCTTGGCAGTTTGGCATCTGCCATACTTTCCATGACGCGCAAAGCTTGTCCACTGCTGAATCCGGGTGCCGCTGAACCATTGATGGCTGCTGCGGGAAACAGATTGAAGCGGCGAACCGTGGTGGGGCCAAGGGTATCGTCGATGGAGACCACTGATGCTAGGGGCACCATCTCGCCCGCACCATTGCGAACCTCGAGTTGGCGAATATCGTCTGCGGTGGCACGATACTTTGGATCGGCTTGAGCGCGCACTTGGTACAGCCGATTGTTGTGATGGAAATCGTTGATGTACACCGACC contains the following coding sequences:
- a CDS encoding cadherin domain-containing protein; the encoded protein is MSRHPQSRRYCIAANRKRILGVEKLEGRLLLAAAIGRELWEAQSWPNDQRSPATEAVVGQPVSEASLVFQLNLSQLTNQLSQIPRDAEAIAGLNDLVSASHRLSSIELPTIQGGFEKFSFAYSPVYAAEFAEKFPSIRTYAGYSQDNPGTTLRFGISDLGFHAIVRSLDGDYVVDRVVDGHADNQYVAYKPSARASWLESDELLVDKSLGDHHSWSTPLRHDTDDQFLAQIRDVSAGQTAAVNSGTSLRVYRIGISANSGYAQQIGGTMQAVQSAIVESLNRINAITQNELSISFQLIANNDQLTFLNAGNDPFTANNVRANIDENIQLMDQVIGPNNYDIGHVYASGAGNGVAYVSSLGRPFKAGGATSGWPSVGFDHVVLHEIGHQMGSRHTFSGAGGACADNIALETAIEPGSGSTFMSYAGLCGADNIQNNYDPYYHSLSAQLFMNHMDNIVPDVGARIPFANALPQVESLVPSGLSIPARTPFVLEAIGSDANNPQSLTYSWEQFDLGPQRALSAGDTGQGAIIRAFAPVTESTRYVPRLPDLINNVSQSSETLPTTNRDLNFRVTVRDNFPGAGAFNTDNVRLRVVDTGRPFAVTQPNTAAVRWRGLSQQSVQWDVAGTSALPIGAVNVSIYLSLDGGFTYPIVIADQVPNTGSATITVPNVSTARARVMVRGHNNIFFDISNADFAIEVSTIEVNIAPAQTNYVENQPPVAVAATSQVLQIENVVGVTLTVSITSASQVGDFLTFINSQGISTLGNRLLLGNTDLGTWASAFAGTGLSIQFGNNADASSLETVLRSIGFVHVTDNPSSATRTVEFVLAGTFRQSVNITVQPVNDPPVISSANLPEILEDAVQNLGATVAALWSGSFVDPDSATLAGVVVVANPQLSEQGHWQYTTGGPWQDIGQVGDASGGLALSRLTRLRFTPAVDYYGTPDPLFVRALDDSYLDGFSDTQSGIRRMINPSEQFAIAVQSVTLGVVVIPVNDPPVALSSSEQVAIVQDQRLEYQFSADLFFDVDSPLTWSMQAVGGGPLPRWLSFSPASRLLTGTPRNRDVGVHNLWLIVNDQQYSASLPVTLTVQNVNDPPEQLRLVRQGLPENHSNFIVGTLFAVDPDGDPITWSSSDPRFQIVGNQVRLTTALDHEVEPQVWVTFQATDNQDPPLSASLAITFEVEDVNEHYPQLTGQAFSIPSGTAAGSLIARLLAPDDDIRQVVQFRIVDGDAVAFSLDGDTGELRLLEWVNWQVKPQFRLFVEAYDSGTPQKATTAQFVVNVLPPNDYPPEIEPSQVLRFQENPPPGQYLGTVRASDRDGTPLRFELLEVLGGEANWVRLDSATGAVTATDASRFNFENPIRQALKVRVLETVEVNGATRHIEAEIPIELSDVNDPPHGLLPVSILTARLGAVTTPLIVQDEDSPDGGYTFSSLDPRFEIRDGNLALKPDQYLQSVAGGSTTTARLLVTDQSDASSFAELLVTIQIVDRPPWQNPVLRADVNRDGRVTAQDALQVVNRLNAQPSQPLTIPRSLQQQTMFDYDVNGDNRLTAMDALIVVNFLNDPAQRQSASFPAEGEAASIQGAAADPRLWWMAFQQIEREAHNRRRR
- a CDS encoding succinate dehydrogenase cytochrome b558 subunit — protein: MSVPQSTDFLGKHEFLIRRLHSLTGLIPVGAYMVVHLLVNASLVIGPGRFQFFVNQIHSLGRLLPLIEWVFIFLPILFHGLFGLWIIRTGRSNTASYPYLSNWRYSLQRASGMIAIVFIFGHVFHLHGWIHADWWRHGIAEPLGMANFRPYNAASTLAMALSGMVWPVFYVVGIVACVYHLANGLWTMGITWGIWVSPQAQRWASRACSLMGVGLLTVGLAALVSARRVDVDAARTIENQMYDAGVRSGQTTPAPEKRSKPQ
- the sdhA gene encoding succinate dehydrogenase flavoprotein subunit; this translates as MAASRVVVVGGGLAGLAASMKLAELGIAVDLISLTPVKRSHSVCAQGGINSCNDQTRQLGDSEWKHFDDTIYGGDFLQHQPPVKEMSYWAPKVIDLMDRLGVPFNRTQEGFIDRRRFGGTLYKRTAFAGATTGQQLLYALDEQVRRWEVDAMVRKFEFWDFLGPVLDDEGRCVGAVAQDMVSMEIRAFPAEATIVASGGCGLIYGRSTMSVFCNGSAASRCLQVGAKYGNAEFIQVHPTAIPGADKLRLMSESARGEGGRVWVPRQPQDSRPPKSIPESERYYFLEDRYPKYGNLVPRDIATREIFDICVNEGLSVESQRMCVYLDLTHIARPELDRKLGGILDIYEKFQGVDPRQVPMKIFPAVHYSMGGLWVDYAKSSDGGLQAGHPRNQATNIPGLYAIGECDYQYHGANRLGANSLLSCIFSGLFVGPCIETYINGQAKAAVDLRSSVYERAVAQEQRRHQQLLANTGGENPYLIHQELGDVMTRAATVVRRNDQLREAIDKVAELHQRATNCSLSDTGSWTNQNAIFTKALRDMFPIAKAILQGALLRDECRGAHFKPEFAMPSLAEREPERRRVEAQAWCDRFAENSRRFLRSSIATCRGMDVHIEYEDIDTSLIPPRPRLYGLVGAEEIDQAWKERSASLAQRREVSASQ
- the sdhB gene encoding succinate dehydrogenase iron-sulfur subunit — protein: MHARQSARKIQVKILRQQSPNQPAYWERHRVEYEENMNVISLLQKIAAQATTADGQSVCPVAWECGCLEEVCGSCTMVINGRVRQSCSALVDRLLDENGTEIELRPMTKFPVLRDLVVDRSRLFRGLQRVKAWVPVDSYGDLGAGPRQSRQQQEQAYPLSECMSCGCCLDACPQYQKAELVRNPGETDQQFAQRQKAAFDQQFLGAAVISQAMLFNAHPVGNALQEDRLETLQGPGGVHECGNSQNCVAVCPKAIPLTTSIGRAGRATTVHLLKKLFGA